The nucleotide window CGGCGATGGGCGACCAGACCGTGCTCGGCCTCGACGGCCGCCCGGCGCTGACCGTGCCCGGCGCCGCCTGGAGCGGCGAGGTCGAGATCCTGCGCGGCGACCTCGCGCGAATCCTGTACGAGCACACCGCGGACCACACCGAATACGTCTTCGGCGACCGCGTCACGAGCCTCACCGAGACGGCGGACGGCGTCGAAGTCACCTTCGCCCGCCGTGCGCCGCGGAAGTTCGACCTGGTCGTCGGGGCCGACGGCGTGCACTCCGGGGTGCGGGCCGCCGCGTTCGGTCCGGAGCGGGACTTCCGGCGCGACCTCGGCTTCGGCATCGCCGGGTTCACCGCGCCCAACCACCTCGGGCTCGACCACACCAGCATCATGTACAACGAGCCCGGCCGCGGCGTGACCGTGGGCAGCCACCGGCTGCCGGACCGGCTGCACGTCGCCCTGGTCTTCGCGGCCGACGGCGTCGAGTTCCACCGCCGTGGTCTCGCCGACCAGCAGGCCCTGATCGCGCAGCTGTTCGCGGACACCGGCTGGGAGCTGCCGAAGCTGCTCGAAGCGCTGCCCGCGGCCGACGACCTGTACGTCGACTCGATCAGCCAGATCCACCTCGACCGCTGGTCGAAGGGCCGGGTCGTGCTGCTGGGCGACGCCGCCTGGTGCGCCGGGCCGGGCGGTTCCGGCACCGGGCTGGCGATGATGGGCGCCCAGGTGCTGGCCGGGGAGCTCGCGGCGGCGGGCGGCGACCACGTGACGGCGTTCGCGAAGTACGAGGAGCGGCTGCGGAAGCCGGCCGGGGTCGGGCAGAAGAACGGCAAGGGGTCCGGCAACTTCCTCGCGCCGCGCACGGCCGCGAAGATCCGCGGCCGCAACCGCGCCTACCGGATGCTGAGCACGCGGGTGTTCGGCGGCTTCTTCAGCTGGATGACCGACCGGGCGGCCAACGCGCTGGAATACCGCGAGTACCCGGGGCTCGATTCCGCTCATCGGGCGACTCGGCTGGCGGCCCGACGTGAGGTGGGTCACTCTTGACGCCATGTCAACGCCTCGGGCTCCGGTCAGGACCGCGCTCGCCGGCTTGAGCGTGCTGGCGCTGGGGGTGGTGACGGCGCTGAACGTGCGTTCCCTGCCGCTGATCGGCGACGGGACGACGTACTCGGCCGAATTCACTGAAGCGGCCGGGCTGAACGAGGGCAACGACGTCCGCGTCGCCGGCGTCGAGGTCGGCCGGGTGTCGGCCGTGCGGCTGCGTGGCGACCACGTGCTGGTGTCGTTCAAGGCCAAGGGCGCCTGGCTGGGCGACGCGACGGGCGCGGCGATCCGGCTGAAGACGGTGCTGGGCCAGAAGTACCTCGCCCTCGACCCGCAGGGCGAGGGCACGCTCGACCCGGGACGGCCGATCCCGCGGTCCCGGACCACCGTGCCCTACGACATCCTCGCGGCGTTCGGCGAGCTTTCGTCCACAGTGGACCGGATTGACACCGCTCGGCTGGCGCAGAGCTTCGACACGCTTTCGGCGACGCTGGCGAACACGCCACAGAGCGTGCGCGCCGCGCTGACCGGGCTCTCGCGGCTGGCGGACTCGGTGGCTTCGCGCGACAGGCGGCTGGCGGCGCTGCTGGGCAACACGCGCGTGGTCTCGCAGACGCTGGTCGACCGCGACGCGGCGGTGCGCAGGCTCCTCGACGACGGCAACACCCTCCTGGCGGAGGTGATCAACCGCGAGACGACGATCAGCACCCTCCTCGACAGCTCCCGGCGGTTGTCGGCGGAGCTGTCCGGGTTGATCGGCGAGTCCCAGGTCGGTCCGTTGCTGGCCGATTTGGACCAGCTGACGTCGATGCTGCAACGCAACCAGGACGCGCTGGCGGCGGGGATCCGCGGTTTCGCGCCGTTCGTCCGGCTGGGGACGAACATCGCGGGGACGGGCCGGTTCATCGACGGGTACCTGTGCGGGCTGGTGCTGCCGTCGTTCGGGCCATTGAACGAAGAAGGCTACCACGGCTAGGGTTTTGCGCGCCGAGGGGCGGAGGTATTCGATCGTGAAGCCGGCCGTCAGGAGGTGGGGCCGAGTACCGTGCCCGCCGCGTACGCGAGGACGCCGCCGTGGAGGTAGCCGTTCTGTTGCTGGAGCTCGGTCAGGCGGGCTCCGAGGAGCCTGCTGAACGGCGTGGCCGCCGACCGTCGTTGCCGGGCCGCGGCCGGGGTCACCACCGCCCTGCTCGCCAAGCGGCCGCACCCGCGTGAACACCGGGCGGTCTCCCTGCGGCTGACGGCGGCCGGCGAAGACGCGCTGGCCCGCGTCGGTCCGGCGATCGAAGAGTTCAACGCGCAACTGCTGGCCGTCCTGGGCGAACAGGGGTTCCGGGATACCGTCGACGGCGTCGGCAAACTCGCACGCCGTGAGTGGTAGCCGCTAGGCCACGATGAGCCGGAAGCCCGCGTCCCACTCCGGCAGGTCCAGCAGCTCCGCGTGGTTCTCCCGCCAGCGGCCGGACGCCAGGTCGTCCCGCAGCCGGGCCACTCCCCGGGACACCGCTTCCGGCGACGTCTGCGCCAGCGCCGAACACGAGCGTTGCACCACCGGGTCGAGGTAGGCCTCCGGGCGGCGCCAGTACGCCGGGAACACCCCGTCGGTGAAGTCCCACGGCACCGGCAGCGGCCGCACCGAAGCCGCCCCCAGGAACTCCGCGATCTCCGGGGCCGACGGCCTCGACGCCTCCAGGGCGGCGACCTCCGGCACGTACTCCCGGACGAACCAGAACTCGCTGTGCAACGCCGTGTCGTAGGCCAGCACCACCTGGCGGGACGAGACCCGCCGCAGCTCGGCGAGACCGGCCCGCCAGTCGGGCCAGTGGTGCACCGTCAGCACCGCGAGCGCCGCGTCGAACCGGCCCGAGGGGAACGGCAGCGCCTCCGCCACCGCCCGCACCACCGGCGCTGCCCCGGCGGGCCGCTGCCGGATCATCTCCGCCGACGGCTCGACCGCGACGACGTCCCGCGCCGGCGGCTCGTAGGAGCCCGTGCCGGAGCCGACGTCCAGCACCGACACCGCGGACCCGAGCGCGGACACCACCGGCTCGAACCAGCGCGGGTCGGTCCGCCGTCCCTGCGCGTAGCCGACGCCGATCTCGTCGTAGCGAGCCGTCACCGCTCGGTGCCTTCGCCACCGTTCTGCTCGGCCAGGAACCGCTCGAACTGGGAGCCGAGCTCCTCCGCCGTCGGCATGTGCTCGACCGACTCCGCGAGCAGGCTGCCGCGGTCGGAGGCCTCGACGAACGTGTCGTACTGCCGCTCCAGGGCGCGGACGACGTCGGCGATCTCGTCGGACTCCGCGACCTGGCGGTTGATCTCGGCGTCGGCGAGGTCCGCGGCCGCGCGCAGCTCGCCCTCGGGCAGGCTCAGGCCGGTCGCCCGGCTCAGCGCGTCGAGCACGATCAGCGACGCCGCCGGGTACGTCGACTGCGCGAGGTAGTGCGGCACGTGCGCGGCGAAGCCGATGGCGTCGTGGCCCCACTCGCCGAGCCGGTACTCCAGCAGCGCGGCGACGCTGCCCGGCACCTGCAGCCGGTTCGGCAGCGGCTGGTTGCCGCCGACCAGGTCCTTGCGGGTGGCGTGCGCGGTGACGCCGAGCGGGCGGGTGTGCGGCGCGCCCATCGGGATGCCGTGGAACCCGGCGGTCAGCCGGACGCCCCAGCGCTCGACCAGGTTCCGGACCGCCGCGCTGAACCGCTCCCAGTCGTGGTCCGGCTCCGGGCCGGACAGCAGCAGGAACGGCGTGCCGTCGGCGTCGTGCAGCAGGTGCACCACCAGCTCGGGCGCGTCGTAGTCCTCCCAGTGGTCGACGGCGAAGGTCATCGTCGGCCGCCGCGAGCGGTAGTCGATGAGCCGGTCGACGTCGAAGCGGGCGATCACCCGGTGCTCGCCGCCCAGCAGGTGCTCGGCCAGCAGACGGCCCGCCGAGCCGGCGTCCATGAACCCTTCGAAGTGGTGCAGCAGCACCGCCCCGGTCAGGTCGGGGACGTCCGAGTCCACCTCGTACAGGTCGTCGGGATCGAGTCCCACCGGATCCTCCTGCTGCTCTTCACATGGCTGTCCGTCAAGCACAACACACCCCGAGTGGGATTCCATTCCGCCGACGGTGTCGCCGATCGTAACGGCACGCGGTCGAGGCCGGGTCCGATCGGCATCGTGACAACTGTCCTGGGCACGCAAGGCCCCGATCGGGCACGCTTGAGCGGTGAGCGAACACACCACGAACACGGCGCTCGGGCTGCGGCCGCCGGCGCACCGGGTCAGCCGCCGGGCCATCGGCTACTGGACGGTGACCGCCTCGATCCTGTGGATCATCCTGATCGGCGTCCAGACGCTCATCGTGGTGACCAGCGACGACGCGCCGTCGTTCCTGAGCGTGACGCTCGTGCTGTCCTGCGTGCTCGGCCCGCTGCACCTGATCGTGATGCCGCAGTGGCGCTACCGCGTGCACCGCTGGGAGGTCACCGGCGAGGCCGTCTACACGCAGTCCGGCTGGCTGAAGCAGGAGTGGCGGATCGCCCCGGTGTCGCGGATCCAGACCGTCGACATCGAACGCGACCCGTTCGAGCAGCTGTTCGGGCTGGCGAAGATCACCGTGACGACGGCGTCCGCGGCCGGTCCGCTGCGCATCGCGGGCCTGGCGCACGACCGCGCGCTCGCGCTGGCCGACGAGCTCACGAAGACGACCCAGGCCGTGCGGGGCGATGCGACATGAGCAGTACGGAAGTGGTCTCCCCGCCGGCCGAAGGCACGCAGGACGCGCCGTGGCACCACCTCGACCGGCGCATGCTGCTCATCCGGCCCGTGCTCGACCTGGTGAAGTCGCTGCCGGTGCTGCTCGGCGCGCTGCTGTTCGGCCGCGGCGAACCGTGGCAGTGGATCGGCCTCGTGTTCACCGTCATCGCCGTGTTCACCGGCGTCTCGCACGTGCTGACCTCGCGCTACCGGATCACCGAGTCGCAGGTCGAGTGGCACACCGGGCTGCTGCTGCGCAAGCAGCGGGCCATCCCGCGCGACCGGATCCGCACGGTCGACGTGACGTCCGAGCCGAAGCACCGGCTGTTCTCGCTGGCCGCCGCGCGGATCGGCACCGGGCGGCACTCGCACGGCAAGGGGCCGGGCAAGGACGAGCTCGTCCTCGACGCCGTCACCATCGCCGAGGCCCAGCGGCTGCGGACGCTGCTGCTGCACCGCAAGGCCGAGGCGGCGTCGGAAGAGGCTGCCGCGCCGCCGGAGCAGCTGATCGCCGCGGTCGACAAGCGGTGGCTGCGGTACGCGCCGTTCACGCTGTCCGGGCTGGCGGTGGTCGGCGCGGCCGTCGGCACCGTCTACCACTTCGCGCACGAACTGCACTTCGACCCGATCCAGTTCTCCCTCGTCCAGGTCGTCGTCGGGCACTTCGCCGACACCCCGGTGTGGCTCAGCCTGGTGCTCGCCGCCGTCGGGCTGCTGGTGCTCGTCTCGCTGCTGTCGGTCGGCGGGTACGTGTTGTCGTTCTGGAACTTCCGGCTCACCCGCGAGCCCGCCGGCACGCTGCACGTCCGGCGCGGGCTGATCACGACGCGGTCGGTGTCGATCGAGGAAGACCGCCTGCGCGGCGCCGAAATCCGCGAGCCGCTGCCGCTGCGGCTGGCCGGCGGCGCCCGGTGCGTCGCCATCGCCGCCGGCCTGCGGGAGGGCAAGAGCGCGGACAAGGGCGGCAGCCTGCTGCTCCCGCCGGCGCCCGTGCGCCGCGCGCACGAGGTCGTCGCGGAGGTGCTCGGCGAAGACCCGGCCGCGACGCCGTTGACGCGGCACCCGCGCCGGGCGCTGTACCGGCGGATCTCCCGGGCCGTCCTCGGCGTGCTGCTGCTCGCCGCCGCGCTCCACGGACTGGCGTGGCTCGGCGCGCTGCCGGACTGGCCGTGGCAGGTCGCGCTCGTGCTGGTGCCGGTCGCCGCGCTGGTCGGCTGGGACCGCTACCGCAGCCTCGGCCACGCGCTCACCGGCCGCTACCTGGTGACGCGGTCGGGCTCGCTGGACCGCGGCACGGCGGCGGTCCGCTGCGCCGGGCTGACCGGGATCGTCGTCGAGCGCTCGTACTTCCAGCGCCGGGCCGGGCTGGTCACGCTGATCGCGCCGGTCGCCGCGGGCAAGGGCAAGTACGAGGTGCTCGACGTCGGCGAGGCCGACGGGCTGGCGCTCGCCGACCGGGCCCTGCCCGGCCTGCTGACGCCGTTCCTCACCGGTGACCGGCGATAACGGGCGTACCGCCGTCCGGAAACAGCAGTCGTACTACAACAAACAGCAGGTCGGCACATTTCGGTGGATATTCAATGCCGTGCCGAATTACTGGCCTTCCTTTCACACTACGTGCTAATTTATTCACCCCGTGTGATAGCGAAGGTAGTTTTTGTCTCACCGAGAGGGTCACGATGACGCCTGCCGTCAGTACCGTCGACGGTTCCGCCACCACTTCCCCGCGCCGCACCCCGGGTGCCAGCAGTTCCCGCAAGGTCCTCCAACTGCTGCTGGCTTTTTCGGAGCGCCGGTGGGAGGCGAGCGTCGCCGAACTGGCCGCGACGATCGGCACCCCGGTGGCGACGACCTACCGCTACGTCGCCCTGCTCAAGGAGCTGCAGCTGCTCGAGGAGGGCCGGGCCGGGCACTACCACCTGACGAGCCAGGTGATGCCGCTGGCGCGGGCCGCGCAGCTGGCGAACGACATGGTCCGGCTGGCGCGGCCGTCCATGGAATCAGCGGCCCGGGAGCTCGGCGAGACGGTGATGCTGTTCCAGCGGTTCGGCGACTCGGCCGTCTGCGCGGACCGCGTCGAGTGCGACCGCGCGATGCGGTTCACGTTCGAGCCGGGGCATTCGCTGCCGCTCGGCGTCGGCGCGTCCGGCAAGATGCTGCTCGCGCTGCTGCCGGAGATCGAACGCGAACGGCGGTGGGCGTCGATCGTCGAGCAGCGCGGGGCGGCGGTGCGCGACGAGCTGAAGCAGGCACTGGAAAACCGGTACGCGGTCAGTTCCGGCGAGCTCGACGAAGGCGTCTGGGCCTGTTCGGTGCCGGTGCAGACGATCGGCAGGCGGCCCACCGTGCTCACCATGGCAGGCCCGGCCGCCCGGATCAGCGAGGAGACGCGCCACACGGCCATCACCGCGCTGCAGGAGTACGCGATCCGCATCCAGCGGGCGATCGCGGCTTATTCGCTGTGAGAATCCCGCCCGGGCGCGTAGAACTGCCCGGGTGATCCGACTCGCGCGACCCGACGACCTGCCCGCCCTCATCGACGTCGAGCGCGCGGCCGGCGAGCTGTTCCGCGACGTGGGCATGGCGGCGATCGCCGACGACGACCCCGGCTCGGTGGCCGCGCTGGCGGCGTACCAGGCCGGCGGGCGCGCGTGGGTGAGCGTCGACGCCGACGGCCGGCCGGTGGCCTACCTGGTCGCGGAGGTCGTCGACGGGTGCGCGCACATCGAGCAGGTGTCGGTCCGGCCGTCGCACGCGCGCCGGGGAATCGGCAGCGCGCTGATCGACACGCTCGCCGAGTGGGCCCGCGCGCGGGGCTTGCCGGCGTTGACGCTCACGACGTTCGAAACCGTGCCGTGGAACGCGCCGTACTACGAACGGCTGCGGTTCCGGGTCGTCCCGGAGGCGGAAATCGGCGCCGGGCTGCGTTCGATCCGCCGTGCCGAAGCGGCTCGCGGCCTCGACGCCTGGCCGCGTGTCGCGATGATTCGACCGCTCTGACCTGCGGTTTCTTTCGTTCGTCCCCTAGTTGGGGGAGAGAGTGGCGCACGTGGTCGAACATGTGTTCTACTGTGCCTGCCGGTCCCGGAGGGGGAAGCTCCGCGGGCCGGCCCACAACTTCGGGAGGTACTCGTGGCGGTCAAGATCACCCACCTGACGAACGGCCAGCAGGTGCGGTTCGCCAACGCCGACGGAGCCCGCCGGTATGCCGAAATCATGGGCGGCGGCGTGGACAAGTGGCGCTTCACGGTCGTGCCCGAGGACCCGATGCTCCGGAAAATGTCGGACTCGGTCGTTAACGTGCCGGTATGGCGCATGACTTCCAGGTAGTGGTGGATTCGGCCGACCCGCACGTGCTCGCCGACTGGTGGGCCGAGACGCTCGGCTGGTCCGTGGAACCGACGGACGAAGACTTCGTCCGCGAGATGATCGCGAAGGGGTACGCGACGGATTCGGAAACCCGGACTTACCGGGGTTCCTTGGTGTGGAGAGCGGGGGCGGGCATCCGGCACCCGGACTCGCCACCGGAGGGCCCGCCGCGGCGGATCCTGTTCCAGGAGGTACCGGAGGCCAAGACGGTGAAGAACCGGGTTCACATGGACGTGTGGGTCGGCGCGGACAACGTCGAGGCTTCGGTCGAGAAGCTCACCGCGCGCGGGGCGAAGTTCCTGCACCGGGGGCGGCAGGGGCCGCACAGCTGGGTGACCATGGCCGATCCGGAGGGGAACGAGTTCTGCGTTTCCTGAGGAGCCGGGGCGGGCCGGGGGGCCGCCGCCGGCACCAACGTCATGAACGACTCTTTCCTGACGTCCGACGTCAGGAAAGAGTCGTTCATGACGTCACACCTGCGCCGCCAGGCGGTCCAACGCCTTCGGCAGGGCCGTCGCCAGCAGGTCCAGCTCCGGCTCCGCCGCCACCAGCGGGGGCGACACCGCCACCCCGCGTCCGAGGTTCCGCACGATCACGCCCTCGTCGCGGCACGCCCGCTGCAGCTTCACCGGCGCTCCCGGGTCCGCGTCCACCACCTCCGGTGTCAGCTCCACCGCCGCCAGGAAGCCCAGCCCGGCTCGGACCTCGGCGACCAACGTGTGCCCGCGGACCGAAGACACCGCGTCCGCCAGGGGTTTCTCCAGCTCTCGTCCGCGCGGGATCAGGCCTTCGCGCTCGTAGATGTCCAACGTCGCCAGGCCGGCCGCGCACGCCACCGGGTGACCCGCGTACGTCGGGCCGTGGCGGAAGATCGGGGCTCCCGGCTTGCCCGTGAAGAACGGCGAGGCCACCTCGGGCGCCACCACCAGCGCGCCCAGCGGGATCGTGCCACCCGTGATGCCCTTCGCCGTCGTGATCATGTCCGGGCGCACCGGCCAGCGGTCGATGCCGAACCACGTGC belongs to Amycolatopsis tolypomycina and includes:
- a CDS encoding GNAT family N-acetyltransferase — encoded protein: MIRLARPDDLPALIDVERAAGELFRDVGMAAIADDDPGSVAALAAYQAGGRAWVSVDADGRPVAYLVAEVVDGCAHIEQVSVRPSHARRGIGSALIDTLAEWARARGLPALTLTTFETVPWNAPYYERLRFRVVPEAEIGAGLRSIRRAEAARGLDAWPRVAMIRPL
- a CDS encoding MCE family protein, with amino-acid sequence MSTPRAPVRTALAGLSVLALGVVTALNVRSLPLIGDGTTYSAEFTEAAGLNEGNDVRVAGVEVGRVSAVRLRGDHVLVSFKAKGAWLGDATGAAIRLKTVLGQKYLALDPQGEGTLDPGRPIPRSRTTVPYDILAAFGELSSTVDRIDTARLAQSFDTLSATLANTPQSVRAALTGLSRLADSVASRDRRLAALLGNTRVVSQTLVDRDAAVRRLLDDGNTLLAEVINRETTISTLLDSSRRLSAELSGLIGESQVGPLLADLDQLTSMLQRNQDALAAGIRGFAPFVRLGTNIAGTGRFIDGYLCGLVLPSFGPLNEEGYHG
- a CDS encoding FAD-dependent monooxygenase — protein: MTTKTVLVSGAGIAGPAAAHWLHRGGYRVTVVESAPAPRPGGQAVDFRGEQVKLLAAMGVLDEVRRHETAMGDQTVLGLDGRPALTVPGAAWSGEVEILRGDLARILYEHTADHTEYVFGDRVTSLTETADGVEVTFARRAPRKFDLVVGADGVHSGVRAAAFGPERDFRRDLGFGIAGFTAPNHLGLDHTSIMYNEPGRGVTVGSHRLPDRLHVALVFAADGVEFHRRGLADQQALIAQLFADTGWELPKLLEALPAADDLYVDSISQIHLDRWSKGRVVLLGDAAWCAGPGGSGTGLAMMGAQVLAGELAAAGGDHVTAFAKYEERLRKPAGVGQKNGKGSGNFLAPRTAAKIRGRNRAYRMLSTRVFGGFFSWMTDRAANALEYREYPGLDSAHRATRLAARREVGHS
- a CDS encoding VOC family protein, which encodes MVDSADPHVLADWWAETLGWSVEPTDEDFVREMIAKGYATDSETRTYRGSLVWRAGAGIRHPDSPPEGPPRRILFQEVPEAKTVKNRVHMDVWVGADNVEASVEKLTARGAKFLHRGRQGPHSWVTMADPEGNEFCVS
- a CDS encoding MarR family winged helix-turn-helix transcriptional regulator, producing the protein MAADRRCRAAAGVTTALLAKRPHPREHRAVSLRLTAAGEDALARVGPAIEEFNAQLLAVLGEQGFRDTVDGVGKLARREW
- a CDS encoding IclR family transcriptional regulator; amino-acid sequence: MTPAVSTVDGSATTSPRRTPGASSSRKVLQLLLAFSERRWEASVAELAATIGTPVATTYRYVALLKELQLLEEGRAGHYHLTSQVMPLARAAQLANDMVRLARPSMESAARELGETVMLFQRFGDSAVCADRVECDRAMRFTFEPGHSLPLGVGASGKMLLALLPEIERERRWASIVEQRGAAVRDELKQALENRYAVSSGELDEGVWACSVPVQTIGRRPTVLTMAGPAARISEETRHTAITALQEYAIRIQRAIAAYSL
- a CDS encoding PH domain-containing protein, with the translated sequence MSEHTTNTALGLRPPAHRVSRRAIGYWTVTASILWIILIGVQTLIVVTSDDAPSFLSVTLVLSCVLGPLHLIVMPQWRYRVHRWEVTGEAVYTQSGWLKQEWRIAPVSRIQTVDIERDPFEQLFGLAKITVTTASAAGPLRIAGLAHDRALALADELTKTTQAVRGDAT
- a CDS encoding class I SAM-dependent methyltransferase, whose protein sequence is MTARYDEIGVGYAQGRRTDPRWFEPVVSALGSAVSVLDVGSGTGSYEPPARDVVAVEPSAEMIRQRPAGAAPVVRAVAEALPFPSGRFDAALAVLTVHHWPDWRAGLAELRRVSSRQVVLAYDTALHSEFWFVREYVPEVAALEASRPSAPEIAEFLGAASVRPLPVPWDFTDGVFPAYWRRPEAYLDPVVQRSCSALAQTSPEAVSRGVARLRDDLASGRWRENHAELLDLPEWDAGFRLIVA
- a CDS encoding proteasome assembly chaperone family protein, which gives rise to MGLDPDDLYEVDSDVPDLTGAVLLHHFEGFMDAGSAGRLLAEHLLGGEHRVIARFDVDRLIDYRSRRPTMTFAVDHWEDYDAPELVVHLLHDADGTPFLLLSGPEPDHDWERFSAAVRNLVERWGVRLTAGFHGIPMGAPHTRPLGVTAHATRKDLVGGNQPLPNRLQVPGSVAALLEYRLGEWGHDAIGFAAHVPHYLAQSTYPAASLIVLDALSRATGLSLPEGELRAAADLADAEINRQVAESDEIADVVRALERQYDTFVEASDRGSLLAESVEHMPTAEELGSQFERFLAEQNGGEGTER
- a CDS encoding PH domain-containing protein; translation: MSSTEVVSPPAEGTQDAPWHHLDRRMLLIRPVLDLVKSLPVLLGALLFGRGEPWQWIGLVFTVIAVFTGVSHVLTSRYRITESQVEWHTGLLLRKQRAIPRDRIRTVDVTSEPKHRLFSLAAARIGTGRHSHGKGPGKDELVLDAVTIAEAQRLRTLLLHRKAEAASEEAAAPPEQLIAAVDKRWLRYAPFTLSGLAVVGAAVGTVYHFAHELHFDPIQFSLVQVVVGHFADTPVWLSLVLAAVGLLVLVSLLSVGGYVLSFWNFRLTREPAGTLHVRRGLITTRSVSIEEDRLRGAEIREPLPLRLAGGARCVAIAAGLREGKSADKGGSLLLPPAPVRRAHEVVAEVLGEDPAATPLTRHPRRALYRRISRAVLGVLLLAAALHGLAWLGALPDWPWQVALVLVPVAALVGWDRYRSLGHALTGRYLVTRSGSLDRGTAAVRCAGLTGIVVERSYFQRRAGLVTLIAPVAAGKGKYEVLDVGEADGLALADRALPGLLTPFLTGDRR